The DNA region TTGCAAAGGCACCTCGGCGGCAGCTAGGAACACAAATCTGCACCATTTCCTCGTGGTCGTGATCAACAACAACCATAACACCCTCTGGGGAAAATGGACTTCCGCATCTGCGGACGGGCGCAAACACGGAGACCCACTGGCCCCTGGCAACTCCGCCAGTGCCGGATGCGATAGAAACGGACTCAGTGCAGTTTTGAACTCCCAAGCGAAACCCGATCCTTCGATCCATGCGGGTGCCGTCCAAAATGTCCGGCTCACGTCCTCCTTCCCCTCGCAACACCGTCCGCTTTACCACACGCTTTTAAATACCTATTTTCAGCAGGGAGGCACCCAGGCAATGATCACCGTCACCAATCGGGACGATCTGCTGGATGCGCTCGCTCATCCGGAGAATTACGCTAACCTGATCGTGAGGGTCGGCGGGTTTTCCGCCCGTTTCATCGACCTTGATCCGGCCACCCAGCAGGAAATCCTCTCGCGCACCGAACACACCACATGACCGGAATCATCACAGACATCCACCGGACCTCGGTGGTGGACGGGCCGGGGTTGAGAACCACGGTTTTTCTCAAGGGTTGCCCGCTGCGTTGCCTCTGGTGCCACAATCCCGAAACCCAGCGCTTTGGGATCGAACTCGCGTTTGACCCCGACAAATGCACCGGTTGCGGCAGATGCACAGGCGTCTGTGAGGAGTTGGCACTTTCACTTCGAAACAAGAAAGCTCAATTGGACCGTACTCGTTGCACCAACTGCGGGATGTGCGTGACCGAATGTCCTTCAGGCTCATTGTTCCTCCATGGAAGAACGGTGACCGATGGGGAAGTGGTTGCCGAAGTCTTGAAGGACCGCGCCTATTACGAAGCCAGCGGCGGCGGTGTGACGGTTTCCGGCGGCGAACCCATGGCACAGGCAGAGTTCGCTCTCTCCATTTTGCGACAATGCCGGAGCTTGGGCATCCACACCGCACTGGATACGTGCGGCTTTATGTCGCGACAGCTTTGCGAGCGAACCCTGGACGTCACGGACCTCTATTTGTTCGATTACAAAGCCACCGGTGATGAACATCATATGAAGCTCAC from Candidatus Methylacidiphilales bacterium includes:
- a CDS encoding glycyl-radical enzyme activating protein, coding for MTGIITDIHRTSVVDGPGLRTTVFLKGCPLRCLWCHNPETQRFGIELAFDPDKCTGCGRCTGVCEELALSLRNKKAQLDRTRCTNCGMCVTECPSGSLFLHGRTVTDGEVVAEVLKDRAYYEASGGGVTVSGGEPMAQAEFALSILRQCRSLGIHTALDTCGFMSRQLCERTLDVTDLYLFDYKATGDEHHMKLTGVPLRPILDILEFLVSREARVILRCPLVPGVNDQMEHLLAISCMEWNYPSLERIDILTWHSMGTSKYARLGRTPATGLPAHNVPETTKDCYRDFFAKQGCRKVRFC